From Aegilops tauschii subsp. strangulata cultivar AL8/78 chromosome 5, Aet v6.0, whole genome shotgun sequence:
CTAATGCGTTTTATTTTCTGGAACATTCGCGGCTTCGGCCACGCTGGGAGGCGGACCCAGTTGAAAGAATTCATGCATGAGGAGGGGATCGACGTAGTTGGCTTGCAGGAAACCATCAAGACAGATTTTTCCCATTGGGACCTGCTAGCCGTCGATCCGCTCGAGCGCTTTGCGTGGCACTGGGTGCCTGCGGTGGGTCACTCGGGGGGCCTGCTACTTGGCATCAACCAAGTTTGCTGCGAGGTGGTGGCGTGGGATGCCGGTAGATTCTTCCTATCGGCACACGTTCGTCAGCGCGCGACTCTAAACGAGTGGGAGGTCATTGTGGTGTATGGCCCGGCCGACCACTCACACTCGCAAGAGTTTTTGGGTGAACTACAGGCAAAGGTTGCGGCCCTGAGCGTGCGTAACCTACCAGTGCTGGTGGGTGGCGATTTTAACTTAATCCGCTCGGGAGCGGATAAGAACAATGGTATCATTAACTGGACAAGGGTGTCCCTGTTTAATAACGCGATAGCTTCTATGGCCCTTAGGGAAGTGGCCCGCGTGGGCGCACGCTACACTTGGACCAACAAACAGTTAACACCGGTGCGGTCTGTGCTGGATCGGGTTTTCATGTCCGCCGAGTGGGAAATGCTTTTCCCCATGTGCTCACTCCATGCGGAAACAAGGATTGGTTCGGATCACATTCCCTTAATCCTGTCCTCAGGGGAGGACAAGTTAAAGCGTAGCCCTCGTTTCTATTTTGAAACGGCGTGGTTTGAGGTCCCGGATTTTGAGCAAATTTTCCTCTCCAAATGGGAGACATGCGTAGCTCGGATCAGACAACCGCGCGGGCCAATGGAATTTTGGATTGCCGCAGGGGCGGGAATGCGTGCGGCCCTCAAAGGCTGGGAGGCCAACCAAGCCGAGAGGATAAGCAGCTTCGAGTGCGTCTGACCGCGGACCTCGCCCGTATGGACGCGGTTGCAGATACGCAGAGCTTCTCGGAACTTGAATGGGCCCAGCGCTATGCGGTTGAAGCACAAGTTGAGTCCCTCCTAAGGGCCGAGGAGGAGTACTGGCGTAGACGCGGGGGCATTAAGTGGACGCTCAAGGGTGACGCGAACACTAAGTACTTCCACGCGTACGCTAACGGTAGACGCCGTAAGTGCGCCATCCTGTGTCTGCAATCCGAGCCTTTGCGCCAACAGGACATCGTTCGTCACATTTACGACTTCTATATCCAGCTGATGGGCTCCAGGGAGGAGTCGCGTGCCCGGCTGAGGGCGGACGTTTGGGACCCTGCGCTGCGGGTCACGGACATGGAGAATGAGGGCCTGGGGCTGGCCTTCCTCCCCCAGGAGATTGATGCTGCGGCTCTTGGGATGAAATCGGACACTGCTCCGGGTCCGGATGGGTGGCCGGTGGCGATGTTCAAACGCTTTTGGCAAGTGCTTAAAGGGCCAATTTCGATGTCTGCAATGGGTTCATGCGCGGTACTGTAGATATCTCTCGCCTAAACTTTGGGGTTCTATCTTTGATCCCCAAAGTACAGGGAGCGGACCGTATTAGTTTATTTCGTCCGATCGCGCTCATTAATGTCCCTTTTAAAATTTGCGCTAAGGCTTGTTCCACTCGTTTGTCTCCGATAGCTCAACGAATTATTAGTAGGAACCAATCGGCCTTCATTCGTGGTCGAAACATTCTGGAGGGGCCGTTGGCCCTTCAGGAGATCATTCACTCGCTTAAACGCTCTCGACAACCTGCCGTTCTTTTGAAATTAGACTTGGAGAAGGCGTACGATAGAGTGAACAGGGAGTTTCTCCGACAAGTCCTTCTGGACAGAGGATTTTCGTCGGTCTGGGTTCACCGCATGATGCAATTGGTCTCGGGGGGCCAAACGGTGATTGCGGTGAATGGAGAAGTAGGGAACTTCTTCCGCAACAAGCGTGGGCTGCGTCAAAGGGACCCGGCTTCGCCGTTGCTTTTTAACTTTGTGGCAGACGCCCTGGGCGCCATGCTAGACAAAGCTCGGACTGCGGGCCATATCAGGGGAGTGGTTGGTAATCTGAGCCCGGGAGGCGTGTCACACCTTCAGTACGCTGATGACACCCGTCTCCTCTTCGAGCCGGACCTTCAAAGCATCACAACAATAAAGGCCATTCTGCTTTGTTTCGAGCTCATGTTCGGGCTAAAAATAAATTTTCACAAATGTGAAGTGGTGTCCATAGGGATGGATGCGGCCAAAAGCGTGCGGGTAGCCAATTTGCTTAACTGCAAATTGGGAAAACTGCCTTTCACCTACCTCGGCCTCCTGATCGCTGAGAAAAAATGCTCGATTGCCGATTGGGAACCTCTCAGCACTAAGGTGGCGGGCAGGGTTTGCCCATGGAGAGGTCGGTTTATGTCTTCTGGGGCTAGACTCATCCTAACTAATTCCAGCCTATCGTCCCTGCCCATGTTTGCCATGGGCCTGTTCCTGCTGGCTGACGGGGTCCACACCAAAATGGACACCCCGCGGGCCCGTTTCTTTTGGGAAGGAGCGGGACCAAAGCGTAAATATCACATGGTTAAATGGCAGGCCGTGTGTAGACCTAAAGCCCAGGGGGGCCTCGGGATCATCAACTCTAAGTTGATGAATATTGCACTTATGTGCAAGTGGATTTGGAAGCTGTCTCAGGGAGAGACTGGCCTCTGGATGGATCTCCTGCGTGCCAAATACTTTCCGGAGGGGAATTTCTTCGAGGCAGCGGCACATGGATCGCCGTTCTGGAACTCCATCCAATCCCTAAAACCGTTCTTCGCCAGGGGTGCGAGGTTTTCGGTAAATAACGGACGCTCCACGCGTTTCTGGCTCGACACTTGGATAGGCCAACAACCTCTTTGGTCGGAATTCCGCCAACTATACTCCATCGTTGTCCAGCCCAACCAATTGGTTGCTTCGGCTCTTTGCTCCTCCCCGCCCCTTATCCACTTTAGACGGGAGCTCTCGGGGCCAGAGCGGGAGGATTGGGACCGCCTTCGGGCTATGATTGCCGACGTTCGCTTGTCGAACAGCGCGGAGACGGTGTCCTGGAGACTTTCGGGCTCAGGCAAATTTACTGTCAAGTCCCTTTACAGTGAGTTATCCCGGGGCCATGTCCCTATGGCTGCTGCGGGGCTTTGGAAGGCTCGAATTCCTCTCAAGATCAAGATGTTCCTCTGGCAACTTTGTCAAGACCGCCTTCCTACTTCCATCAATATTGCCAAACGCAATGGCCCGGCCGCTGGGCCTTGTGCGTTGTGTGGCGTTCCGGAAGACGCTGACCATGTGTTCTTCCGTTGCTCCTTGGCGCGCTTTGCCTGGAGCGCGGTCCGGGAGGCCGCGGGGGTGGATTGGGATCCACACTCCCGCCCAGAGCTAGTGTCGTCTTTGTCCTCAGTCCAGGGTTCTTCGCGTCGTGTTATGTGGACAAATGCGGCGGCCATGTTGTGGGCTTTGTGGCACATTCGTAACAAGTTTACTATTGAGGGTGTGTTCCCCTCTCACCCTGCTGACGTAATCTACAAATGCATCTTGTTCTTGCAGCAATGGGCCCCGCTGGGAAGGCAACAGGACTCTGATCTACATCTTCTCGCTCTAGCTCGCCTGCGTTCTGTCTACTCCACGTCGCGAGCCCCGGCGCCTCCTTCCGCTGTCTCATAGGGATGGGTGCCCCTTTTGGAAGTATTTCCTCCGAGCCTGCGTGCTCTTAAGTTGGTTGGACATGCCATGTAATGCTCCTTTCGTTTTGTTTCGGGTATGTCTAAGACTCCGAGAGACTAGGTCTCCTTTTGTTCGTTTGGTTGTTTGGTTGTGCACGCTGCCTGAGTTGagggctttattaatttaaagccggacgTCCCTGACGTCTACGTTCTAAAAAAAAATTACTGTGCAGGATGATATGCTAACATTGACAGGTCCACAACGGGCATTAGTTCCGCCGGATAATATTTACTTTGAGTTCAATATGAGGGTGAAGGGTGATGCCAGCGACGAAGATTTTAGCAAAGGTGTAATACAGCTCCATGTCGTCCCCTATGACCCTGAACCAATCACAAGGGTGCTTAGTAGTTGGCTGAGCAGACTGGAGTTGGTGCTCGCACCTGTTGATGGTCCAGTGGCAGCTAGCCTTGAAGTCAAGATTTTGAAAGGAGCACCACCTTTGATTGACAAAATATGTGCTGGGACTAGTGAAGACCCTGAGACTCAGATGATTGTGTATGATAGTAGAGAGATGAAGAGCGGTTCCTCTGTTGTGTTAAGTCGTAACTTGGtagctgtccctgacccggatgatgaagaagatgaaaTTATTGCCCATGTTCGCTTCCTTGATGATGGCGATGATGTCGATGACGAGGATGCAGGCACCTTGGTCAGCGTAGCATACCCTGCTGAAGAGCAAGTCTGCAGTCACGGCGCCTGGGAGCTGCAAGTGAACGTTGCCTGGACTGCCATCCTGTGCAAGCCGAGGGCAAAATATATCATGAGAAGAGGGAGGAGTACGCCCAGGGCTTTTACTTGCCCTCAGTATGAGCCTCTCTTCTGATTATTGGTCTCTAGTAGCTTGTTCAGAATTTCTGTCCCCGTCCCTATTACATGTAAGAAGAATGCACGACATCAGTCCTGAGTCTGGGTTCCATATAGGAGGCATCCACAGCTGTGTCCCTCGACTAGGGCACAACTCTGAGATTGTCGAGGCCGCCGGCGAGCCAGCCCCGAGCCATTGCCAGGCAAGCTCACATGACGCTTTGTCCGTGGTCACCAGCGCCCATCCACGCACTGATGAAACGCTAACACGACCACTACCACCGAGCACCATGAAACGCTAACACGACCACTACCACTGAGCACCATACCCATGAGTAGAGCACGAGCACATCTCGGGCCAAGCCTGACCTCTCCTACCTGAAGCACAAGCTTCGGTCCGCCCCGGGCCCTGACCTAGCCCGCCCGAGCACAAACCCTAGCTTTGAACCTGTCGTCGGCATACATCCAAGAGAAAGAGGTCGCCACCGGCACCCCTTGCCGCTTGAAGAACCACAACAGCCACGTCGCTGCAACACATCAAGGCACGCCTCGCTTCCCTGCCCCAACCAAGACCCAGCAGCACGGCATGGCAGAGCCACCCTGCCTGCGAAGACCGAGCCGAGGCAGCCAGCCAAGGCCACCTAGGCATGCGCCACCTGTCGGCCACGACGGTCGCTGTGGCCAGGTGCACACCACCTGGCGTGTTGTCCTCGGCCCGCACCGTGAGCAGCCACCGCCGCTCAGGTCTGGCTCGCCGCCGCAGTCGCCACCGCATGCCCCACCACCAATAGCGCCGCCTAAAGCCTGGCAGAAGCACCGGCGCCCACCATGGCGACAAAGGGGCCGCGCCGCGCCAACCCCGACCACCATGGGAACGAGAAGGCCCCGCCACTGCCGGCTCCGTTGGGCTTTGCCCGGGCGagcctcggggcggcggcgggagatGTGGGATAAGGTGGGAAGAGGGCTGGCTGCGGCGGAtttgccccctccccctccctcccgcGTGGAGGGAGAAAGGGGACCTTCAATGTTGTTTTCTCATAAAAAAAACTTGCGAAGAAAAACAGCAGGTGCACCCGTACCAAAAGCAGCACATATTGTTTTAGCTCTAAATCTTAAAACTGCCATGAAATCTGCAACTTAAATACGTTTCAGCTAGAACACTACTtgcaatttatttatttatacTATAAATGACGCCAGGCTACCTGCCATTCTGTGGCAACCGCATGTGCCAAGCCTGTTGGACTGCACGATTCTTTTACTATCGCTCTGTTTTGACCGCTGGCGCTTGGTCAGGCGTTAGTTCATTTTTACATTCATAGCTGCTTCAAGAGTGGATGACGCCGATAGAACTAGTGGTTTCATTTCGAGTTTGCGTACGTGAGAAGTTTTACCGGAGTGGGGTAGATGGAAACGTGGGGTGAATTTCGCGTGCGTTAGCAGTGAAACCCTACAACCAATCCCCACGCACCTCGAGCCCCACATCCAACTCCTCCTTCCCTGCTCTCCACTCCTGAGCGCAGGGAGAATTCAGGTGCTCCCGCACCTCACGTTATACACTGATACGAGAGTTTGTGATCTGTCAGACCAAAGATCCAACGGTTAGTGTTTCAGCCTATGGACCTGCACAAAATTACGGGACTTCTCGGGTTTTTTTTTTGCAAGTTTGCACAAGCTCTTCCTGTGACCACTGGATCTTTGATCCGACGGACCATGAGCTCTCGTATCACCGTATCACGGGAGGTGCGGGAGAGCACAAGAAATTCTCCCTGGCTACATCGTCGTACTCTTCCTCCTAAACCCACTGTTGTCAACTaataaggtacacgtgcattgcacgcatgagatttggcaaccaaattatgaataaataccacttTATAGcttgtaagctttgagtcatatatgcatgatgtagatgttcgtttaatccttatagttcatctcattcaaaatcaattagtttttataaaaaagctaatccattttaagattcatggaattgtgcgtcgtaaagcataaagtaaaaaagaaataatggcaattcatgtagaaaaaaaattgagcaattatgatacggaagattcaagaacaaaggagaagtgcttgtgttttaaggtttgtgcattatgcttaatttcaaccatggagtcttctagatcgtacatgtggcaaaatctgatGAAATATAGAtaatatccaacggccagtagtgctccgatttgccatctctgcaccgtcggattggcttcatccaatgaccatctttcaaagttattcgcacactatataggggtatagatgtaGCAATGGAGATGGTTGCCTACACTTACATACATGGACTTAATCCGCCTGTGGCTGATCGGTCATTAGCCGTGTGAGCTCTAATGACCGATACCATAAACGCCACACATCGGTATCATGTACCACGAACCATACGCAACGCCGTTCTTCTCCAATGGATTTAGCTTCATCGTACCGTATGGACCGCGCGTGGCCACAACCAGGTCGTCTTTTTCGTTTTTCCTCTCCTGAAGAGACCTGGATCGGAGTGGCGGTAGACAACAGAGGAAAGGGAGTGAACCTTGAAGGTGGAGAAAAGGAGCCCCAACGACAACGCCGGTACCACGGGCATATTCCGAAGAGCAAGGAGAGGTTTCTGAACCAGAGAACACGTTGCCCACGCCATCGCTGAAGGGAGACTAACTACGCTGCCGTGCAGTCCTTCCATAATACATAGCGGAGCAGGAATCAATCAGTCCGAGAACACGAGCCAAGATAATAGCTTCACAGCCCAGTTAACAAGAGTGCTCCCAAATCGGTCTCCGGAGCAGCAGCCCGGAAACGTTTGGGTCTGCTGGGTGACGCGTCAGGTGGCAAGTGGAAAGTGCAGTTGTGTTACGGTTGAGCTATCCAGGTCACAAGTGAGTGAATCCGACGGCTGACGAGCTGAAgtcactgatgacccacaagtataggggatctatcgtagtcctttcgataagtaagagtgtcgaacccaacgtggagcagaaggaaatgacaagcggttttcagtaaggtattttctgcaagcactgaaattatcggtaacagatagttttgtgataagctaatttgtaacgggtaacaagtaacaagagtaaataaagtgcagcaaggtggcccaatcctttttgtagcaaaggacaagcctggacaaactcttatataaaggaaaacgctcccgaggacacatgggaattatcgtcaagctagttttcatcacgctcatatgatttgcgttcattactttgataatttgatatgtgggtggaccggtgcttgggtgcttcccttccttggacaagcatcccacttatgattaactcctattgcaagcatctgcaactacaaaagaagttttaaggtaaacctaaccatagcatgaaacatatggatccaaatcagccccttacgaagcaacgcataaactagggtttaagcttctgtcactctagcaacccatcatctacttattacttcccaatgccttcctctaggcccaaatacgttcacataacaccaatagaggaaagacaacatacatctcatcaaaatatcgaacgaataccaaattcacagtactacttatagcaagacttctcccatgtcctcaggaacaaatgtaactactcacaaatcatattcatgttcataatcagaggggtattaatatgcataaaggatatgaacatatgattttccaccgaataaaccaagtAGCATCAACTACAACGAGTAatcactactagcaacccacaggtaccaatatgaggttttgagacaaagatgggatacaagagatgaactagggtttgagatgagatggtgctggtgaagatgttgatggagattgaccccctcctgatgagaggatcgatggtgatgacgatggtgatgatttccccctcccggagggaagtttccccggcagaacagctccgccggagccctagattggttccgccaaggttccgcctcgagacggcggcgcttcgtctcGAAAGCTTCCTGCTTATTTTTTCCAGGACGAAAGAattcatatagccaaagatgggcaccgaaggcctgccagggggcccacgagacaggggggcgcgcccagggggtagggctgggcgcccgccaccctcgtggccagggtgtgggcccctctggttgattctttcgccagtattttttattaattccaaaaagtgctcccgtgaagtttcaggacttttggagttgtgcagaataggtctctaatatttgctccctttctagcccagaattccagctgccggcattctccctcttcgtgtaaaccttgaaaaataagagagaataggcataagtattgtgacataaggTGTAATAACAACCCGtgatgcaataaatatcgatttaaaagcatgatgcaaaatggacgtatcaactcccccaagcttagacctcgcttgtcctcaagcggaagccgataacgaaaaatatgtccacatgtttagagatagaggtgtcgataaaataaaatacggacatgagggcatcatgatcattcttaaaacaacatatatatatatatatatatatattgtcatgtgatttcatatgctaaagtaacaacctattcacaatgtcaagtatgaatcagaaacttcattgaaacctaacaaactataatctcggtcattgaagcaattgcaatttatcataacattggaaagagtcaatataagagcttttcagcaagtccacatactcaactatcatttagtctttcacaattgctaacactcacgcaatacttatgggtatggagttttaatcggacacagagaaagataggggcttatagtgttgcctcccaaccttttacctcaagggtaatgtcaacaataatagttcatgatgacttacatccaattggatatatatatatatatatcaggatctttccaacacaatgtgcttgccaaaggataaaatgtaaaaaggaaaggtgaaggtcaccatgactcttgtataaggcatgagacaagaataaaagataggcccttcgcagagggaagcagaggttgtcgtgtgcttttatggttggatgcacaaaatcttaatgcgaaagaacgtcactttatattgccacttgtgatatggacctttattatgcagtctgtcgcttttatttcttccacatcacaagatcgtataaagcttattttctccacatgaataaatcatacatatttagagagcaatttttattgcatgcaacaatgacaacttactttaaggatcttactcaatccataggtagatatggtggactctcatggcaaaactgggttaaaggatattcggaagcacaagtagtatctctacttggtgcaaagagtttggctagcatgagggggaaaaggcaagctcaacatgttggatgatccatgacaatatactttatttcggatataagaaaacataacccattacgttgtcttccttgtccaacatcaacttttagcatgtcatattttaatgagtgctcacaatcataaaagatgtccaagatagtatatttatatgtgaaaacctctctttctttattacttcctattaattgcaacgatgaccaaaactatgtttgtcaactctcaacaacttttattcatcatactctttatatgtgaagtcattactcttcataagatcaatatggtctctttatttctttttattctttctttttcttttattccctcaagatcatagcaagataatcaagcccttgactcaaaactaatctttattatctATAGCTCACGGAcccgattacatagagggatcataaagcaaaactcaaaactagatcatactaaaactttattctactagctgaagatattaccaaaaggatcgaactaagaaaaacaataaagataggagtgtgatggtgatacgataccggggcacctcccccaagcttggcagttgccaaggagagtgcccatacccatgtgattaggtctctttcttcggaagtagtgatgtgatattcttggtgatgatgcccttcaggatacgattctcctcctcgagcttattgacttgctgcttgaggtccattatttccttacgcagcttacccgtgacggctaaagctcctttcacccatggatgttgcatagctacgggagaacaagtgacactctttttcatattttcataagaaagaaatctaacattggaagggatgaccgagtttggaatagctgagctctgtagctcccccatcgtgaatccggctcggaaacgagaagtaacttcttgatcctcctccatggcatctatccttttcaagtcggcctccatctcttcctccgttgatggcccaaagtggccagcatcgctgtttgctcctggtcccggtgtcggatgagacacccgactctccccgactgactcttgagaagacatcttgctctaatctgcgacagaaacagctcaaaacaaaaatagaggatatttgcgtgatacggtggtcaaaaactttgggagattatataatgaatttttaccgaccaaaagaagtatcgtgcaagaaaacggagtccggagagcacacgaggtgcctatgaggcagggggcgtgcccagggggttagggcgtgccctccacccttgtggacgcccaaaacggagaaaaattacaATTAGAACTGTTCCttatacctattccttttcggagtctgaaacgttctggaaagtgtcccttatgtattcctccggggttatggtttcaataacattagtttcaacatttatgggattacctgagatataatgtttgattctttgaccgttcaccaccttcggatttgtgccttcgaagttgttgatttttatggcaccggaacgatagacctcctcgataacgtaaggtccttcccatttagacagaagttttcctgcaaaaaatcttaaacgagagttgaatagcaacacataatcacctacattaaactcacgcttttgtatcgtt
This genomic window contains:
- the LOC109786089 gene encoding uncharacterized protein, whose translation is MLGETQLPVTALIGRKRRWDKDDAAASYEEASDGTPKEQAPMAMEIAASPTTRDEEKREDEDMAEKEVTEELEIPMWEWDSDDDDGEFMLKAKAELEELHIACVKSITELDPKSKLLVPTRFCSFNIAGFDLDKESKFGLGPPLDSNITPELERYMVTSAVNVISVKVIESDRGYPISVYGTVLARDRIDYRCIYLFRRGREDPQMISSKDDMLTLTGPQRALVPPDNIYFEFNMRVKGDASDEDFSKGVIQLHVVPYDPEPITRVLSSWLSRLELVLAPVDGPVAASLEVKILKGAPPLIDKICAGTSEDPETQMIVYDSREMKSGSSVVLSRNLVAVPDPDDEEDEIIAHVRFLDDGDDVDDEDAGTLVSVAYPAEEQVCSHGAWELQVNVAWTAILCKPRAKYIMRRGRSTPRAFTCPQYEPLF